TGCTGCCGAAGCAGAAGCCGCCAGCGCGCTTGTTCGGCACGAAAGGAACGTCGTCACCGAAGAACCACAGCACCGAGTTGGTGGCCGATTTACGCGACGAACCGGTACCGACCACGTCACCGACGTAGGCGATCGGGAAGCCGCTGTTGCGCATTTCTTCGATCTGCTTCATCGGACCGATGGAGCCTTGCACGTCCGGCACGATGCCGTCGCGAGCCATTTTCAGCATGGCCAGGGCGTGCAGCGGGATGTCCGGGCGGGACCAGGCATCAGGAGCAGGGGACAGGTCGTCGGTGTTGGTTTCGCCAGTCACCTTGAACACGCGCAGGCTGATCTTGTCGGCCAGCACAGGGCGGTTCTTGAACCACTCGCCGTCGGCCCAGGATTGCAGAACGCCTTTGGCGTGAACGTTGCCGTTCTTGGCGCGTTCAGCGACGTCGTGGAAGGCGTCGAACATCAGCAGGGTGTGCTTGAGTTCTTCGGCGGCCACTGGTGCCAGTTCGGCGTCGTCCAGCAGATTGACCAGCGTCACGATGTTGTAGCCGCCCTGCATGGTGCCGAGCAGTTCAACAGCGCGTTTCTTGTCGATCAGAGGGGATTTGGCTTCGCCTTTGGCGAGGGCAGAGAGGAAACCGGCCTTTACATAGGCCGCTTCGTCCACTCCAGGTGGAACGCGATTGGTGATCAGGTCAACGAGGAAGGCTTCTTCGCCAGCCGGGGGATTCTTCAGCAGCTCGACCAGGCCTGCAGTTTGTTCGGCGTTTAGCGGCTGGGGAACGATACCCAGTGCTGCACGCTCTTCGATATGTTTGCGGTAGGCTTCAAGCACAGTTATTACCCTCATCAGTGGTCCCAAATGGGTGTCCGGGACGCTCATCCCGAAATGGCCGTACTCATGCGCTGCGTGGCGTTATGGGCCGCTTAGCCAGAATTACCGGCAATTCCTTACAGAAGCTGCTTTCAAAGTTTTACGCCTGCAGAACGGGGAGCTGATGAGGGTTGGCGTCAGGTTTTTCACCGCTGAAAAACCCTTCGCCAACACCGCTCTGAAGGAACGACTGTGCTCGTGACGCTTTGAAAACAGCTTCTAACGGACATTGGCGCCTTAAAAGGCTGGCTGATTCTACGGCAAAAAAAAAATAAACGTAAGTTAGCCCCTGAACTTTGAGGGGTGATGAATGTTAGACAAAGGGCTAACATGCCGACCTGTTCTGCTTTCCCGTGTTTTGCCTACCTATGCCCAATCAGACCATCAAGACCCCCTGCGTCGGCCTCTGTTCCACTGTTTACGGTGACCTGGTGTGCCGTGGCTGCAAGCGTTTCCACCATGAAGTGATTCACTGGAACGGTTACAACGAGGAAGAGAAACGCGCGGTGTGGCTGCGTCTTGAGCAATTGTTGTCACAGGTTATGGCCAGCAAAATAGAGATTTTCGATCCCGCGTTGCTGCGCCTGCAGCTGGAGCAGCGCAAGATCCGCTTTGTGCCGCATCAGTCGGAATATTGCTGGGCGTATCAGCTGATCGCCCGGGGGGCGCGGGTCATCAATAATCTGGAAGCCTACGGGATGGTGCTGCTGCCGGAGTTTCGCGACTGGAACCTGCCGGAACTGCGCGATGCCATTGATCGGGAATTTTTCCTGCTCTCGGAAGCGCATTACCAGCGCTACATTGCGCCGGGGTTTCTCAAGGATGCCTTTGGCGGCTGATTGTTTAACCTGTGGCAAGCTCCCTCGCCACAAGTATGTTTCGTGGCTTCAATGCTGAGTCACGATCTCCTCCAGATGATCCATCACCGTATCCGGCTTGAGCACCAGCACATCGCTCTCCAGCGCATCGAGCACCACTTCCGCCGTATTACCGATCAACGCGCCGGACAACCCGGTCCGCGCCACGGTGCCGATTACCGTCACCGAGGCCCCCAGCTTATGGGCCATGTGCGGAATCAACACATCCGCCGGACCTTCCGCGATGTGCAGGTGGTCGTCATCAATGTCGAACTCGGCCTGAAAGGCTTTGCACTGCTCGCGGTAGCGGGCCTCAATGGTTTCGCTGAGTTGAAACGTCGGGTCGGCCGCCGACAGCATCGGCGACGGGTGAGCGCTGATCACGTGCAAATGGGCCTTGGCCAGGCTGGCGATGTCGTAGCCATGATCGATGATGCTGGCGTGCAAGGTACGGTGTTCGCCGTCGATGTTGCCGACATCGATGGCCGCCAGGATCACGCCGCCGGTCCAGGGTTTAGCGGTTTTCACCAGCAGCACCGGCGTCGGGCAGTAGCGCAGCAGTTTCCAGTCCGCCGGGGTCAGCAGGGCTTTTTTCAGTGGACTGTCGGGGAAATGCTGCTTGACCACCAGCCCGCAGCCTTCAGCTTGCTGCACTTCGACGATGGTTTCGTGCAGGCTTTCGTTCCAGGCCTGTTCGGTGGTGACGCTATAGCCGTCCTCCAGCAGGGCCGCCTTGAGCACACCCAGCATGCCAGCGTGGTCATGCTTTTTATCGCAGACCAGCAGGTGCAAATGGGCCTGGGTCACGCCAGCGATCAGTTTGGCCCGTTTGAGCGCCAGGCTCTCCGAGTGCTCGGGTTCGATGACCACCAGAATGCTGCGAATGGCTTGCATGATCGGAATCTCCCTGGAAGGTAAAAAACACCGCGTTGGACAACTATAGTTGCTGGTCGGCATTCGGCGACTTGATGCATATCAATGGTCGCGGCTGGTGGTCTGTCGGTTGGCCGGTATAATCGGCGGC
The window above is part of the Pseudomonas sp. B21-048 genome. Proteins encoded here:
- a CDS encoding universal stress protein, with the translated sequence MQAIRSILVVIEPEHSESLALKRAKLIAGVTQAHLHLLVCDKKHDHAGMLGVLKAALLEDGYSVTTEQAWNESLHETIVEVQQAEGCGLVVKQHFPDSPLKKALLTPADWKLLRYCPTPVLLVKTAKPWTGGVILAAIDVGNIDGEHRTLHASIIDHGYDIASLAKAHLHVISAHPSPMLSAADPTFQLSETIEARYREQCKAFQAEFDIDDDHLHIAEGPADVLIPHMAHKLGASVTVIGTVARTGLSGALIGNTAEVVLDALESDVLVLKPDTVMDHLEEIVTQH
- a CDS encoding DUF1289 domain-containing protein; its protein translation is MPNQTIKTPCVGLCSTVYGDLVCRGCKRFHHEVIHWNGYNEEEKRAVWLRLEQLLSQVMASKIEIFDPALLRLQLEQRKIRFVPHQSEYCWAYQLIARGARVINNLEAYGMVLLPEFRDWNLPELRDAIDREFFLLSEAHYQRYIAPGFLKDAFGG